In Aminiphilus circumscriptus DSM 16581, the sequence GGGCGTTCCCTTGAGCCATTGCGGAATGCCCGCGACCACGAAGGCCACCGCGTCTGCCCTTGCCGCAGCGACTTGGTTCGCTCGTCCCTGAAGATCGACGAAACGCCGTCCGAGATGGTACAGAGGAATGGGAGCGTGCCCCACCTCGTTGCTGACCACGAGAAAATGAGCACTCCGGGCGGGCGCGTCGAGCAGGTGCTCCAGGAGATCCAGAATCCGCTTTTCCGCCGCGTTCCATGCGGCAGGGTCCTCTCCATCGGCGGAGGGGTCCGCCAGAAGAAGCCTGGAGAGCCAGAGGGTAAGACAATCCAGCAGAAGAACGCCCCGGATGCCCCGGATTTTTTCGGGGATTTCCTCCGGTGCTCCTTCCAGGGTCTGCCATGTCTCGGGCCGTGCGGCCCGGTGCAGGGCGATGCGGGCCGCCATCTCCGCGTCTTTGACGTCCGCTGTGGCCACGTACGTGACGGTGCTGCCGCCGAGGCGCTCCGCCGTCATCTGGGCGAGATGGCTTTTACCGCTCCGCATGCCGCCGAGGAACAGGGTCAGGGATGACATGTCTTTTCTCCTTCGTCTCCTTCTCTCCACTCTTTGCGGGGGTGATGTCCGATGTCGTTCGTGACAGAGATTCTTCCAGTTTATGCTGTATGCATCCAGGTGTCCGACTTCGAGACAAGTATAGAGCCGGGAGTGGAGAGGGCGCAAGCGCCATCTTTTTGTTACGATGGGGTGGGCGAAATCCGGTCTTTTCTGTCGGAAAAGGTCCCGCGCCGGAGGAGCACTCCCCGGCGACGAATCGGGAGAGGAGTTGGCCGATCATGGAAAGGCGCAATGGCGCAGAAATCGATCCGCAGATCACCGATGTGCTTCTGGCGAGAAAAACCCTGGAGGGACGTATCCGGCACACCCCCACGGAACGTTCCGCGCCGCTCTCGCAGGCTTGTGGCGGAGAGGTGTATCTCAAGTTGGAAAATCAACAGCTCTGCGGTTCCTTCAAGGTACGGGGAGCCTTGAATCGGATGGAGCGCCTGACGCCGGAGGAGCGGCGCCGCGGCGTGGTCACCGCCTCCAGCGGAAATCATGCCCAGGGAGTGGCCCTTGCCGCGGTGGAGCTGGGCGTGGCCGCCACGGTCTGCGTTCCCGGCGTCTGTCCCGAGACAAAAAAACAGGCCATTCTCACCCGGGGAGGTTCCCGGGTGACGCTCAAGGTAGTGGGACACTACTACGACGATGCCGAATCCGAGGCAGCCCGTCTCGCCCGAGAGGAGGGGCTTACCTACCTCTCCTC encodes:
- a CDS encoding bifunctional adenosylcobinamide kinase/adenosylcobinamide-phosphate guanylyltransferase is translated as MSSLTLFLGGMRSGKSHLAQMTAERLGGSTVTYVATADVKDAEMAARIALHRAARPETWQTLEGAPEEIPEKIRGIRGVLLLDCLTLWLSRLLLADPSADGEDPAAWNAAEKRILDLLEHLLDAPARSAHFLVVSNEVGHAPIPLYHLGRRFVDLQGRANQVAAARADAVAFVVAGIPQWLKGTPPDMPDL